The following proteins are co-located in the Dromiciops gliroides isolate mDroGli1 chromosome 2, mDroGli1.pri, whole genome shotgun sequence genome:
- the ITPKA gene encoding inositol-trisphosphate 3-kinase A isoform X2, protein MTLPGGPTGMAQPGDPGHGSPALARAPRRSVGELRLLFEARCAAAAAAAAAGAPRAPRGKRRGGRVPNGLSHPAPTATPPPAPAPAPAPAPVMIPQLTVTAEEPDGAPSSPGPPEPEGDWLNTAGSTHLQQPRRLSTSSVSSTGSSSLPEDSEDDLLSDSESRSRGNVQLEQSEEVVQPWKASQRNPWQKIRTMVNLPVISPFKKRYAWVQLAGHTGSFKAAGTNGMILKRCSEPERSCLARLMGDALRGCVPMFHGVVERDGESYLQLQDLLAGFDGPCVLDCKMGVRTYLEEELTKARERPKLRKDMYKKMVAVDPSAPTDEEHAQRAVTKPRYMQWREGISSSTTLGFRIEGIKKADGSCSTDFKTTRSREQVIRVFAEFVEEDAEVLRKYLNRLQQIRDTLSVSEFFRRHEVIGSSLLFVHDHSRRTGVWLIDFGKTTQLPDGQTLDHRRPWEEGNREDGYLMGLDNLISILASLAER, encoded by the exons ATGACACTCCCCGGTGGCCCGACGGGCATGGCGCAGCCGGGGGACCCTGGGCACGGCAGCCCGGCGCTGGCTCGGGCCCCGCGGCGGAGCGTCGGGGAGCTGCGCCTGCTCTTCGAGGCTCGGTgcgccgcggcggcggcggcggcggcggccggggCCCCTCGGGCTCCCCGGGGTAAGCGGCGCGGGGGACGGGTCCCTAACGGGCTGTCGCACCCGGCCCCTACAGCGACCCcgcccccggccccggccccagcCCCGGCCCCAGCCCCGGTGATGATTCCCCAGCTGACTGTGACCGCCGAGGAGCCGGACGGGGCTCCGTCGAGCCCGGGGCCGCCGGAGCCAGAGGGCGACTGGCTCAACACCGCGGGCTCCACGCACCTGCAGCAGCCCCGCCGCCTCTCCACCTCGTCCGTCTCCTCCACCGGCTCCTCGTCGCTGCCCGAGGACTCCGAGGACGATCTGCTGAGCGACAGCGAGAGCCGGAGCCGCGGCAACGTGCAGCTGGAGCAGAGTGAAGAAGTGGTCCAG CCCTGGAAGGCATCACAG AGAAACCCCTGGCAGAAGATCCGAACCATGGTGAACCTGCCGGTTATCAGTCCTTTTAAAAAGCGCTACGCCTGGGTGCAGCTGGCGGGTCACACGG GAAGTTTCAAGGCTGCAGGAACAAACGGGATGATCTTGAAGCGCTGTTCAGAGCCGGAGCGCAGCTGCTTAGCCCGTCTGATGGGCGACGCGCTTCGAGGCTGCGTGCCCATGTTCCACGGCGTAGTGGAGCGCGACGGTGAAAGCTACCTGCAGCTTCAGGACCTGCTGGCCGGCTTCGACGGGCCCTGCGTGCTTGACTGCAAGATGGGCGTCAG GACTTACCTGGAAGAAGAGCTGACCAAGGCGCGAGAGCGGCCCAAGCTTCGCAAGGATATGTACAAGAAGATGGTGGCTGTGGACCCCTCGGCCCCGACGGATGAAGAACACGCGCAGCGAGCGGTTACCAAGCCACGCTACATGCAGTGGCGGGAGGGGATCAGCTCCAGCACCACGTTGGGCTTCCGCATCGAGGGCATCAAG aAAGCCGATGGCTCCTGCAGCACCGACTTCAAGACTACCCGAAGCAGGGAGCAGGTGATTCGAGTGTTCGCCGAATTTGTAGAAGAGGATGCTGAGGTCTTG AGAAAATATCTGAACCGACTGCAACAGATCAGAGACACCCTAAGCGTGTCAGAGTTCTTCCGGAGACACGAG GTAATCGGCAGCTCCCTTCTCTTCGTGCACGATCATAGTCGTCGCACGGGCGTGTGGCTCATTGACTTCGGCAAGACCACTCAGCTGCCTGATGGGCAAACCCTGGACCACAGGAGGCCCTGGGAAGAAGGCAACCGAGAGGATGGGTACCTAATGGGGCTGGACAATCTCATCAGCATCCTGGCGAGCTTGGCTGAGAGATGA
- the ITPKA gene encoding inositol-trisphosphate 3-kinase A isoform X1: protein MTLPGGPTGMAQPGDPGHGSPALARAPRRSVGELRLLFEARCAAAAAAAAAGAPRAPRGKRRGGRVPNGLSHPAPTATPPPAPAPAPAPAPVMIPQLTVTAEEPDGAPSSPGPPEPEGDWLNTAGSTHLQQPRRLSTSSVSSTGSSSLPEDSEDDLLSDSESRSRGNVQLEQSEEVVQCHLCIPQPWKASQRNPWQKIRTMVNLPVISPFKKRYAWVQLAGHTGSFKAAGTNGMILKRCSEPERSCLARLMGDALRGCVPMFHGVVERDGESYLQLQDLLAGFDGPCVLDCKMGVRTYLEEELTKARERPKLRKDMYKKMVAVDPSAPTDEEHAQRAVTKPRYMQWREGISSSTTLGFRIEGIKKADGSCSTDFKTTRSREQVIRVFAEFVEEDAEVLRKYLNRLQQIRDTLSVSEFFRRHEVIGSSLLFVHDHSRRTGVWLIDFGKTTQLPDGQTLDHRRPWEEGNREDGYLMGLDNLISILASLAER from the exons ATGACACTCCCCGGTGGCCCGACGGGCATGGCGCAGCCGGGGGACCCTGGGCACGGCAGCCCGGCGCTGGCTCGGGCCCCGCGGCGGAGCGTCGGGGAGCTGCGCCTGCTCTTCGAGGCTCGGTgcgccgcggcggcggcggcggcggcggccggggCCCCTCGGGCTCCCCGGGGTAAGCGGCGCGGGGGACGGGTCCCTAACGGGCTGTCGCACCCGGCCCCTACAGCGACCCcgcccccggccccggccccagcCCCGGCCCCAGCCCCGGTGATGATTCCCCAGCTGACTGTGACCGCCGAGGAGCCGGACGGGGCTCCGTCGAGCCCGGGGCCGCCGGAGCCAGAGGGCGACTGGCTCAACACCGCGGGCTCCACGCACCTGCAGCAGCCCCGCCGCCTCTCCACCTCGTCCGTCTCCTCCACCGGCTCCTCGTCGCTGCCCGAGGACTCCGAGGACGATCTGCTGAGCGACAGCGAGAGCCGGAGCCGCGGCAACGTGCAGCTGGAGCAGAGTGAAGAAGTGGTCCAG TGCCATCTCTGTATTCCCCAGCCCTGGAAGGCATCACAG AGAAACCCCTGGCAGAAGATCCGAACCATGGTGAACCTGCCGGTTATCAGTCCTTTTAAAAAGCGCTACGCCTGGGTGCAGCTGGCGGGTCACACGG GAAGTTTCAAGGCTGCAGGAACAAACGGGATGATCTTGAAGCGCTGTTCAGAGCCGGAGCGCAGCTGCTTAGCCCGTCTGATGGGCGACGCGCTTCGAGGCTGCGTGCCCATGTTCCACGGCGTAGTGGAGCGCGACGGTGAAAGCTACCTGCAGCTTCAGGACCTGCTGGCCGGCTTCGACGGGCCCTGCGTGCTTGACTGCAAGATGGGCGTCAG GACTTACCTGGAAGAAGAGCTGACCAAGGCGCGAGAGCGGCCCAAGCTTCGCAAGGATATGTACAAGAAGATGGTGGCTGTGGACCCCTCGGCCCCGACGGATGAAGAACACGCGCAGCGAGCGGTTACCAAGCCACGCTACATGCAGTGGCGGGAGGGGATCAGCTCCAGCACCACGTTGGGCTTCCGCATCGAGGGCATCAAG aAAGCCGATGGCTCCTGCAGCACCGACTTCAAGACTACCCGAAGCAGGGAGCAGGTGATTCGAGTGTTCGCCGAATTTGTAGAAGAGGATGCTGAGGTCTTG AGAAAATATCTGAACCGACTGCAACAGATCAGAGACACCCTAAGCGTGTCAGAGTTCTTCCGGAGACACGAG GTAATCGGCAGCTCCCTTCTCTTCGTGCACGATCATAGTCGTCGCACGGGCGTGTGGCTCATTGACTTCGGCAAGACCACTCAGCTGCCTGATGGGCAAACCCTGGACCACAGGAGGCCCTGGGAAGAAGGCAACCGAGAGGATGGGTACCTAATGGGGCTGGACAATCTCATCAGCATCCTGGCGAGCTTGGCTGAGAGATGA
- the ITPKA gene encoding inositol-trisphosphate 3-kinase A isoform X3: MTLPGGPTGMAQPGDPGHGSPALARAPRRSVGELRLLFEARCAAAAAAAAAGAPRAPRGKRRGGRVPNGLSHPAPTATPPPAPAPAPAPAPVMIPQLTVTAEEPDGAPSSPGPPEPEGDWLNTAGSTHLQQPRRLSTSSVSSTGSSSLPEDSEDDLLSDSESRSRGNVQLEQSEEVVQRNPWQKIRTMVNLPVISPFKKRYAWVQLAGHTGSFKAAGTNGMILKRCSEPERSCLARLMGDALRGCVPMFHGVVERDGESYLQLQDLLAGFDGPCVLDCKMGVRTYLEEELTKARERPKLRKDMYKKMVAVDPSAPTDEEHAQRAVTKPRYMQWREGISSSTTLGFRIEGIKKADGSCSTDFKTTRSREQVIRVFAEFVEEDAEVLRKYLNRLQQIRDTLSVSEFFRRHEVIGSSLLFVHDHSRRTGVWLIDFGKTTQLPDGQTLDHRRPWEEGNREDGYLMGLDNLISILASLAER; encoded by the exons ATGACACTCCCCGGTGGCCCGACGGGCATGGCGCAGCCGGGGGACCCTGGGCACGGCAGCCCGGCGCTGGCTCGGGCCCCGCGGCGGAGCGTCGGGGAGCTGCGCCTGCTCTTCGAGGCTCGGTgcgccgcggcggcggcggcggcggcggccggggCCCCTCGGGCTCCCCGGGGTAAGCGGCGCGGGGGACGGGTCCCTAACGGGCTGTCGCACCCGGCCCCTACAGCGACCCcgcccccggccccggccccagcCCCGGCCCCAGCCCCGGTGATGATTCCCCAGCTGACTGTGACCGCCGAGGAGCCGGACGGGGCTCCGTCGAGCCCGGGGCCGCCGGAGCCAGAGGGCGACTGGCTCAACACCGCGGGCTCCACGCACCTGCAGCAGCCCCGCCGCCTCTCCACCTCGTCCGTCTCCTCCACCGGCTCCTCGTCGCTGCCCGAGGACTCCGAGGACGATCTGCTGAGCGACAGCGAGAGCCGGAGCCGCGGCAACGTGCAGCTGGAGCAGAGTGAAGAAGTGGTCCAG AGAAACCCCTGGCAGAAGATCCGAACCATGGTGAACCTGCCGGTTATCAGTCCTTTTAAAAAGCGCTACGCCTGGGTGCAGCTGGCGGGTCACACGG GAAGTTTCAAGGCTGCAGGAACAAACGGGATGATCTTGAAGCGCTGTTCAGAGCCGGAGCGCAGCTGCTTAGCCCGTCTGATGGGCGACGCGCTTCGAGGCTGCGTGCCCATGTTCCACGGCGTAGTGGAGCGCGACGGTGAAAGCTACCTGCAGCTTCAGGACCTGCTGGCCGGCTTCGACGGGCCCTGCGTGCTTGACTGCAAGATGGGCGTCAG GACTTACCTGGAAGAAGAGCTGACCAAGGCGCGAGAGCGGCCCAAGCTTCGCAAGGATATGTACAAGAAGATGGTGGCTGTGGACCCCTCGGCCCCGACGGATGAAGAACACGCGCAGCGAGCGGTTACCAAGCCACGCTACATGCAGTGGCGGGAGGGGATCAGCTCCAGCACCACGTTGGGCTTCCGCATCGAGGGCATCAAG aAAGCCGATGGCTCCTGCAGCACCGACTTCAAGACTACCCGAAGCAGGGAGCAGGTGATTCGAGTGTTCGCCGAATTTGTAGAAGAGGATGCTGAGGTCTTG AGAAAATATCTGAACCGACTGCAACAGATCAGAGACACCCTAAGCGTGTCAGAGTTCTTCCGGAGACACGAG GTAATCGGCAGCTCCCTTCTCTTCGTGCACGATCATAGTCGTCGCACGGGCGTGTGGCTCATTGACTTCGGCAAGACCACTCAGCTGCCTGATGGGCAAACCCTGGACCACAGGAGGCCCTGGGAAGAAGGCAACCGAGAGGATGGGTACCTAATGGGGCTGGACAATCTCATCAGCATCCTGGCGAGCTTGGCTGAGAGATGA